One part of the [Synechococcus] sp. NIES-970 genome encodes these proteins:
- the dapA gene encoding dihydrodipicolinate synthase has product MTSTRFGRVITAMVTPFTEEGQVDYAMAEKLAAHLINQGSDALVVCGTTGESPTLSWDEEYELFRAVQSAAAGRAKVIAGTGSNSTSEAIAATQKAAKLGLDGSLQVVPYYNKPPQEGLYQHFKAIAEACPDLPLMLYNVPGRTSCNLLPETVIRLAAISNIVAIKEASGNLDQAAQIRCGVDDHFEIYSGDDSLTLPLMSVGAQGVVSVASHLVGPQMQAMIQAFLAGRTQEAIDLHLKLFPLFRVLFCDTNPLPVKTALILQGWRLGSFRPPLSPLNPALTKQLTQVLKDLALL; this is encoded by the coding sequence ATGACAAGTACAAGGTTTGGTCGAGTGATCACGGCGATGGTGACCCCCTTTACGGAAGAGGGCCAAGTCGATTACGCCATGGCAGAAAAATTAGCGGCCCATCTAATCAACCAAGGGAGTGACGCTCTCGTGGTCTGTGGCACAACGGGTGAATCACCGACGTTGTCCTGGGATGAGGAATATGAACTCTTCCGGGCGGTACAAAGCGCGGCGGCCGGTCGGGCGAAAGTAATTGCGGGTACGGGCTCGAATTCTACCAGTGAGGCGATCGCCGCTACCCAAAAAGCAGCCAAGCTCGGTTTAGACGGTTCTTTACAGGTAGTCCCCTACTACAATAAGCCCCCCCAGGAAGGGCTGTATCAGCACTTTAAGGCGATCGCCGAAGCCTGTCCAGATTTACCCCTGATGCTCTATAACGTCCCTGGGCGGACTAGTTGTAATCTGTTGCCAGAAACGGTAATCCGCCTAGCTGCCATCAGTAATATCGTGGCGATCAAAGAAGCCAGCGGCAACCTGGATCAGGCAGCCCAGATCCGTTGTGGTGTAGACGATCATTTTGAAATTTACTCCGGAGATGATAGTCTGACTTTGCCTCTAATGAGTGTGGGGGCCCAAGGTGTCGTTAGTGTGGCAAGCCATTTGGTTGGCCCCCAAATGCAAGCAATGATCCAAGCATTTCTCGCTGGTCGTACCCAAGAAGCAATTGATCTGCACCTCAAGCTTTTTCCCTTATTTCGTGTTCTATTTTGTGACACAAATCCCCTCCCCGTAAAAACGGCCCTCATTCTCCAGGGGTGGCGTCTTGGCAGTTTTCGCCCTCCCCTTTCCCCCCTAAATCCTGCTTTAACGAAGCAATTAACCCAGGTTTTGAAAGATCTGGCCCTCCTTTAA
- the asd gene encoding aspartate-semialdehyde dehydrogenase yields the protein MSTSVNVAILGATGAVGAELLQLLEERNFPVKTLKLLASPRSAGKTLTFKGQPITIEAVSPEAFQGVDIVLASAGGSTSKEWAKTIVEAGAVMIDNSSAFRMDPNVPLVVPEINPEAAQQHQGIIANPNCTTILMGVAIYPLHKVQPIQRIVVSTYQSASGAGARAMEEVKRQTQAILAGEEPPTESFPYPLAFNLFPHNTPIDENGYCQEEMKMVNETRKIFGVPDLRISATCVRVPVLRAHSEAVNLEFQQPFDPAQAKAILTVAPGVTVVEDWENNYFPMPMDATGKDPVLVGRIRQDISQANGLELWLCGDQIRKGAALNAIQIAELLWEKNWLRSTAVARAV from the coding sequence TTGTCAACATCAGTTAACGTCGCCATTCTCGGTGCGACCGGTGCCGTCGGTGCAGAACTTTTGCAGTTATTAGAAGAACGCAACTTCCCCGTCAAAACCCTAAAATTACTGGCATCCCCTCGCTCTGCCGGGAAAACCCTGACCTTTAAAGGACAACCAATCACCATCGAAGCCGTCAGCCCCGAAGCGTTCCAGGGCGTTGACATCGTTCTTGCCTCTGCCGGGGGCAGCACCTCAAAAGAATGGGCAAAAACCATTGTCGAAGCAGGTGCGGTAATGATCGACAACTCCAGCGCCTTTCGCATGGATCCGAATGTGCCCCTTGTGGTACCAGAAATCAATCCTGAAGCTGCCCAGCAGCACCAAGGAATCATTGCTAATCCCAATTGCACCACGATTTTAATGGGCGTGGCCATCTACCCCCTCCATAAGGTACAACCCATCCAGCGGATTGTGGTTTCCACCTATCAATCTGCCAGCGGTGCTGGCGCCCGGGCCATGGAGGAGGTGAAACGACAGACCCAGGCAATTTTAGCTGGGGAAGAGCCGCCTACTGAGTCTTTTCCTTACCCCCTCGCCTTTAACTTATTTCCGCACAATACTCCCATTGATGAGAATGGCTATTGTCAAGAGGAAATGAAAATGGTGAACGAAACCCGGAAAATTTTCGGTGTCCCAGACCTCCGCATCAGTGCCACCTGTGTCCGGGTTCCTGTTCTACGGGCCCATTCTGAAGCGGTTAATCTGGAGTTTCAGCAACCCTTTGATCCGGCCCAAGCCAAGGCAATTTTGACCGTTGCCCCCGGGGTGACTGTCGTCGAGGATTGGGAAAATAATTACTTCCCGATGCCGATGGATGCAACGGGGAAAGATCCGGTGTTGGTCGGTCGAATTCGCCAAGATATTTCCCAGGCCAATGGCCTTGAGCTCTGGCTCTGTGGTGACCAGATTCGGAAAGGGGCAGCCCTCAATGCAATTCAAATTGCAGAACTCCTGTGGGAAAAGAATTGGCTCCGGTCTACGGCAGTAGCTAGGGCAGTTTAG
- the tig gene encoding trigger factor translates to MKVIQEKLPASQIGLEIEVPADVTQKAYDDTVRKLARTVNLPGFRKGKVPKQILIQRLGSNRIKASVLEDLIDDSLKAAIAQENIEALGNFQLKSSFDDLISAYQPGEAFTFKAAVDVPASVTLNTYKGLSFKAEKTEYNPADLEEFLSQKQREAATLVPVEDRAAQLGDVAIADYEGRYVNAAGEEEGEVIPGTQAEDFSIDLEEGKFIPGFIDGFIGLKPEETKKFTVTFPEDYGNEEMAGKQVSFTVTLKELKNRELPELDDEFASEATSEEFETLAAWKESLEAQFKENAEISTKNSVRRYLLEQLAENNSVELPEVSVNEEVTAVLTQQMMEFSRMGIDVNRIFTKDMIPKLRETARPEAEQRLGNSLILTEIAKVENIDFDADKFNDRLTEAKAELKEGFDEARLQEAIKEELTLEATLDWLAEQSKIEFVPVGTLEADEDDFDAADEEE, encoded by the coding sequence ATGAAAGTTATTCAGGAAAAGCTTCCTGCCAGCCAAATTGGGCTAGAGATCGAAGTCCCCGCAGACGTCACCCAAAAAGCCTATGATGATACCGTGCGTAAGCTTGCGCGCACTGTAAACCTCCCCGGTTTCCGCAAGGGGAAAGTGCCCAAGCAAATTTTGATTCAACGGTTAGGCTCCAATCGGATCAAGGCTTCTGTCCTCGAAGACCTCATTGACGACAGCCTCAAAGCGGCGATCGCCCAAGAAAATATTGAGGCCCTAGGAAATTTCCAGCTCAAATCTTCCTTCGATGATCTAATTAGCGCCTATCAGCCCGGCGAAGCCTTCACCTTCAAAGCCGCCGTGGATGTCCCCGCAAGCGTCACCCTCAATACCTATAAAGGTCTGAGCTTTAAGGCCGAAAAAACTGAATATAATCCCGCTGACCTCGAGGAGTTCCTCTCCCAAAAACAACGGGAAGCCGCAACCCTCGTCCCCGTCGAAGACCGCGCTGCCCAACTGGGAGATGTGGCAATCGCTGACTACGAAGGCCGCTATGTCAACGCAGCGGGTGAAGAAGAAGGGGAAGTTATCCCCGGTACCCAGGCTGAAGACTTCTCCATTGACCTCGAAGAAGGTAAGTTTATCCCCGGCTTCATCGATGGCTTTATCGGCTTAAAGCCCGAAGAGACCAAAAAATTCACTGTCACTTTCCCCGAAGACTACGGCAACGAAGAAATGGCAGGAAAGCAGGTGTCTTTCACCGTCACCCTCAAGGAACTCAAGAACCGTGAACTCCCTGAGCTAGATGATGAATTTGCCAGTGAAGCCACCAGCGAAGAATTTGAAACCCTGGCAGCTTGGAAAGAAAGCCTCGAAGCCCAGTTCAAGGAAAATGCCGAGATCAGCACAAAAAACAGTGTGCGCCGCTATCTCTTGGAGCAACTGGCCGAAAACAATAGCGTTGAGCTACCAGAAGTAAGCGTCAATGAAGAAGTGACCGCCGTGCTGACCCAACAAATGATGGAATTTAGCCGGATGGGGATTGATGTGAATCGCATCTTTACCAAAGACATGATTCCTAAGCTCCGGGAAACGGCCCGCCCAGAAGCTGAGCAACGGTTGGGGAATTCCTTGATTTTGACGGAAATCGCCAAGGTTGAAAATATCGACTTCGATGCCGACAAGTTCAACGATCGCCTTACAGAAGCCAAAGCTGAGCTCAAGGAAGGTTTTGACGAAGCGCGCCTCCAAGAAGCGATCAAAGAAGAACTAACCCTGGAAGCAACCCTTGATTGGTTAGCGGAGCAATCCAAAATTGAGTTCGTCCCGGTGGGCACTCTCGAAGCGGACGAAGATGATTTTGATGCCGCAGATGAAGAAGAATAA
- a CDS encoding hypothetical protein (conserved hypothetical protein) translates to MKFSQMGGMVSGLGVGFLGAIAYLTNPPLSQYQAYAGQQIATYLKGNVCENSGDELPFGLGNVQEDILQNYCNTFVDVSQAQLGEIVGQQTNVNNYLFFSIYYTDIALPAPLPRYSFETIGIFQQFYTYRAEKS, encoded by the coding sequence ATGAAATTTTCTCAAATGGGTGGTATGGTCAGCGGTCTTGGAGTAGGGTTTTTAGGGGCGATCGCCTACCTTACCAATCCCCCCCTCAGCCAATATCAAGCATATGCAGGGCAACAAATTGCCACCTATCTGAAAGGTAATGTTTGCGAAAACTCTGGGGACGAGCTTCCCTTTGGCCTGGGCAATGTCCAGGAGGATATACTCCAGAACTACTGCAACACCTTCGTCGATGTGAGCCAAGCCCAGTTAGGAGAGATTGTCGGCCAGCAGACCAATGTCAACAACTACTTATTTTTTAGCATTTACTACACAGACATTGCTCTACCAGCACCACTGCCCCGCTACTCTTTTGAGACCATTGGTATTTTTCAGCAGTTTTATACCTACCGCGCCGAAAAAAGCTAA
- a CDS encoding putative lysine decarboxylase has product MKNQSNGKISSCFPVSLTEQGMSYDIVQEAVLSLWQVVNGLSSIQPPKRDRYRVTIFGSARITRDSPLYEDVRRLASELTLLGCDIVTGGGPGLMEAANEGSVLADPEDQTRSIGIRVDLGFEQEVNPFVEEVFQHQTFFSRLHHFVLVSDAFVVVPGGIGTALEALMIWQLLQVRSIHKTPFILVGDMWAELVDWAKAHMVPHMADAEDCEIPVCVPTVDEAIAHLKIAHGDWRQCEI; this is encoded by the coding sequence ATGAAAAACCAATCTAACGGCAAAATCTCTTCCTGTTTCCCTGTCAGTCTCACAGAGCAGGGGATGAGCTATGACATTGTTCAGGAAGCAGTGCTGTCCCTCTGGCAGGTGGTCAATGGCCTTAGCAGTATTCAACCCCCAAAGCGCGACCGCTATCGGGTGACTATTTTTGGTTCAGCGCGTATTACCCGTGATTCTCCGCTTTATGAAGATGTGCGTCGCCTTGCCAGTGAGTTGACGCTCTTGGGGTGTGACATTGTCACAGGGGGGGGCCCCGGCTTGATGGAAGCAGCCAATGAAGGTAGTGTCCTGGCTGATCCTGAAGACCAGACGAGATCCATTGGTATCCGGGTAGATTTAGGCTTTGAGCAAGAAGTTAATCCGTTTGTAGAAGAGGTATTTCAGCACCAGACTTTTTTTTCGCGTCTACATCACTTCGTTTTGGTTTCTGATGCTTTCGTGGTTGTGCCCGGTGGGATTGGTACAGCTTTGGAGGCTTTGATGATTTGGCAGCTACTCCAAGTGCGCTCAATCCATAAAACTCCATTCATTCTCGTCGGGGATATGTGGGCGGAATTAGTGGACTGGGCCAAGGCACATATGGTTCCCCACATGGCCGATGCGGAAGATTGTGAAATTCCTGTCTGTGTCCCCACGGTCGATGAGGCGATCGCCCACCTAAAAATTGCCCATGGGGATTGGCGACAGTGCGAAATTTAG
- a CDS encoding phosphoglycerate mutase family protein codes for MLQRQKLGRKIWLVRHGNRLDFVQPAWFTTALYPYDPPLCPRGHRQGQELGDRLAGESIHHIFVSPFRRTLETAQYCATPLRLPLKLEPGLGEWHNATWMSRPPKIQPCPPHLFTVDRHYRGQISPQYPESEAQVTQRSIQTLNRLLQRYSGNLLLVGHQVPLGICLGYLLGHRGAIKLDVCALNQVIYLGDRWLWLRQNTTNFLSEPGVKVAPC; via the coding sequence ATGCTTCAGCGCCAAAAATTAGGGCGCAAAATCTGGTTGGTGCGCCACGGTAACCGTCTCGATTTTGTGCAGCCAGCTTGGTTTACAACGGCTCTTTATCCTTACGATCCCCCCCTTTGTCCCCGGGGACATCGCCAGGGCCAAGAATTAGGCGATCGCCTCGCCGGGGAATCCATTCACCACATTTTTGTATCCCCTTTTCGCCGCACCCTAGAAACGGCCCAATATTGTGCCACACCACTCCGACTTCCCCTAAAACTCGAACCAGGCCTTGGGGAATGGCACAATGCCACCTGGATGAGTCGCCCTCCGAAAATTCAACCTTGCCCTCCCCATCTTTTTACCGTTGATCGGCATTATCGTGGACAGATTTCGCCCCAATATCCCGAAAGTGAAGCCCAGGTAACGCAACGCAGTATCCAAACCCTCAACAGATTACTCCAGCGCTATTCTGGGAATCTCTTGCTGGTCGGTCATCAGGTTCCCCTAGGGATTTGCCTCGGTTACCTATTGGGCCATAGGGGGGCTATCAAACTCGATGTCTGTGCCCTCAATCAAGTGATCTATCTGGGCGATCGTTGGTTATGGTTGCGGCAAAACACAACAAATTTTTTAAGCGAACCAGGGGTCAAAGTAGCGCCCTGTTAA
- a CDS encoding hypothetical protein (conserved hypothetical protein) produces MKRTNRSRYDRPSYDRPRYPEREPKKPFFDFNYATLALIGGIFVLGIVVGIGFSSSTNLNPTSIDSRLEIDRQAPDAELCQQFGASAIVTNMKVFVTLSPFNVFITQPQMQPGCVLRQNNWTILERQNLVTSEQVNDCKRRMNTFGYTGSLQGSPSINCIYQNDAAGNLFLNQPGTTAAPESERF; encoded by the coding sequence ATGAAACGTACAAACCGTTCCCGTTATGATCGCCCCTCCTATGACCGGCCTCGGTATCCAGAACGGGAGCCCAAAAAACCTTTTTTTGACTTTAACTACGCTACCCTGGCGCTCATTGGAGGGATCTTTGTCCTGGGGATCGTCGTCGGCATTGGCTTTAGCTCCAGTACTAATCTTAACCCGACAAGTATTGATTCTCGCTTGGAAATTGATCGTCAGGCCCCCGACGCCGAACTCTGTCAACAATTTGGCGCCAGCGCCATTGTGACGAATATGAAAGTCTTTGTCACCCTCAGCCCGTTTAACGTCTTTATCACTCAACCTCAAATGCAGCCAGGCTGCGTTCTGCGGCAAAATAACTGGACAATTTTAGAACGACAAAATCTCGTTACCTCAGAACAGGTCAATGACTGTAAGCGCCGGATGAATACCTTTGGCTACACCGGTAGCCTCCAGGGTTCCCCGAGTATTAACTGCATTTACCAAAATGATGCGGCGGGTAACCTCTTTTTAAACCAACCTGGCACCACGGCCGCCCCAGAATCTGAACGTTTTTAG
- the glmS gene encoding glucosamine--fructose-6-phosphate aminotransferase, isomerizing, with amino-acid sequence MCGIVGYLGTQAATDILISGLERLEYRGYDSAGIATIWDEKLHSVRAKGKLYHLREKLEGNSTPSTIGIGHTRWATHGKPEEHNAHPHLDMSQRVAVVQNGIVENYRELREELQGKGYVFLSETDTEVIPHLIADLLQGTKHEPDPLLVAVRQAVKRLEGAFAIAVICADYPDELIVARQQAPLTLGFGQGEFFCASDITALIPHTRAVLTLENGEMARMTPLGMEIYNFAGDRLKKTPRTLDWNPGQVEKQGFRHYMLKEIHEQPAVVRTNLEVYLNPEAAHPINLGINPPEFLDNIDHIQIVACGTSWHASLVGKYLLEQLAGIPTFVYYASEFRYSPSPLIPNTLTIGVTQSGETADTIAALEMEKERRLHQAEQYQPRLLGITNRSESTITHIVDQVLYTHAGIEIGVAATKTFTAQLMSFYCLALELAARRQTLAPEKFQGIITGLQQIPTQIESILAEQEKSIEELAHNFSDTQDFIFIGRGINFPIALEGALKLKEISYIHAEGYPAGEMKHGPIALLDAKVPVVAIAMPGEIYEKVISNAQEAKARDALLIGVTALGDPEAAHTFDEILPVAAVDEILSPLLAVIPLQLLSYHIAARRGLDVDQPRNLAKSVTVE; translated from the coding sequence ATGTGTGGCATTGTGGGTTATTTAGGAACACAAGCGGCAACGGATATCCTTATTTCAGGCCTAGAGCGTCTGGAGTATCGGGGCTATGATTCGGCAGGAATCGCCACCATTTGGGATGAAAAACTCCATTCTGTACGCGCGAAGGGGAAACTCTACCATCTCCGGGAAAAGCTCGAAGGAAATAGCACACCCTCAACCATTGGCATTGGCCACACCCGCTGGGCCACCCATGGCAAACCCGAAGAACATAATGCTCACCCCCACCTCGACATGTCCCAACGGGTGGCCGTTGTGCAAAATGGCATTGTCGAAAATTACCGGGAACTGCGGGAAGAACTCCAGGGAAAAGGTTACGTTTTTCTGTCAGAAACGGATACGGAGGTGATCCCCCACCTGATCGCCGATCTACTCCAAGGCACCAAACACGAACCGGATCCGCTCTTGGTCGCTGTGCGCCAAGCGGTAAAACGTCTAGAGGGGGCCTTTGCGATCGCCGTCATCTGTGCCGACTATCCCGACGAACTGATCGTTGCCCGCCAGCAAGCCCCCCTCACCCTTGGTTTCGGCCAGGGAGAATTTTTCTGTGCCTCGGATATTACGGCCTTGATTCCCCACACCAGGGCAGTGCTGACCTTGGAAAATGGGGAAATGGCCCGGATGACTCCCCTAGGGATGGAGATTTATAATTTTGCGGGCGATCGCCTCAAGAAAACCCCCCGCACCCTCGACTGGAACCCAGGCCAAGTCGAAAAACAGGGCTTTCGTCACTACATGCTCAAGGAAATCCACGAGCAGCCGGCGGTGGTGCGCACAAACCTCGAAGTGTATCTCAACCCAGAGGCCGCCCACCCGATTAATCTAGGCATTAACCCCCCAGAATTTCTCGACAACATTGACCATATCCAGATTGTCGCCTGTGGTACCAGTTGGCATGCGAGCCTTGTGGGGAAATATCTTCTGGAACAACTAGCTGGCATTCCCACGTTTGTCTACTATGCCTCAGAATTTCGTTATTCCCCTTCCCCACTGATCCCCAATACCCTCACCATTGGGGTAACGCAGTCAGGGGAAACCGCCGATACGATCGCCGCCCTGGAGATGGAAAAGGAACGGCGTCTCCACCAGGCTGAACAATATCAACCCCGGCTCCTCGGGATCACCAACCGCTCCGAAAGTACGATCACCCACATCGTCGATCAAGTGCTCTATACCCATGCAGGGATTGAAATTGGTGTGGCCGCCACCAAAACTTTCACTGCCCAATTGATGAGCTTTTATTGCCTCGCTCTAGAATTGGCAGCCCGGCGCCAAACCCTTGCCCCCGAAAAATTCCAGGGCATTATCACCGGGTTACAGCAGATTCCGACTCAAATTGAATCTATCTTGGCGGAACAGGAAAAAAGCATCGAAGAACTGGCCCACAATTTCAGCGATACCCAGGACTTTATCTTTATCGGCCGGGGCATTAATTTCCCCATCGCCCTTGAAGGGGCCCTCAAACTCAAGGAAATTAGCTATATCCATGCCGAGGGTTATCCCGCTGGAGAAATGAAACATGGCCCCATTGCTCTCCTCGATGCCAAGGTGCCAGTGGTGGCGATCGCCATGCCAGGAGAGATCTACGAAAAAGTAATTTCCAATGCCCAGGAAGCCAAGGCCAGGGATGCTCTACTGATCGGTGTGACAGCCCTCGGCGACCCAGAGGCGGCCCACACCTTTGACGAAATTTTGCCGGTGGCAGCGGTGGATGAAATTTTATCGCCCCTGTTGGCCGTAATCCCGTTACAGTTGCTCTCTTATCACATCGCCGCGCGGCGTGGTTTAGATGTGGATCAACCCCGGAACCTCGCTAAATCCGTCACGGTGGAATAA
- the gshB gene encoding glutathione synthase, whose protein sequence is MISGFVQLFRKQPPVKLAFILDPIANLDPCHDTTVAFMEAAQLLGHEVWITSIEQLSIKDHQAWATLQAVELTPVRLENSLWVAEKEWFRLGERQFLPLTEMNAVFMRTDPPVTSAYLYATYILDLLTATKTLVLNNPQGIRAANEKLYALRFPTVIPESIITTEKAVARQFIEAKGKAVIKPLGGKAGEGILLIEKGDRNFNSLLEISTKQGTEPVMVQEFLPAAKDGDKRLIVLDGEPIGAVNRIPTGDDFRGNMAVGGRIAQVEITARDREIAATLAPQLRADGLYFVGLDIIGGYVTEVNVTSPTGVREADRLDGVSLGKQVIEWVAARTSS, encoded by the coding sequence ATGATCAGTGGGTTCGTTCAACTGTTTAGGAAGCAACCCCCTGTGAAACTGGCCTTTATCCTTGACCCGATCGCCAACCTTGATCCCTGCCACGATACCACGGTGGCTTTTATGGAGGCGGCGCAGCTCCTTGGCCATGAGGTCTGGATTACCAGCATCGAACAGTTGAGCATCAAAGATCATCAGGCTTGGGCGACGCTCCAGGCGGTGGAACTGACCCCTGTGCGCCTAGAAAATAGCCTCTGGGTGGCCGAAAAAGAATGGTTTCGCCTCGGGGAGCGGCAATTTTTGCCCTTAACAGAGATGAATGCGGTCTTTATGCGCACTGACCCCCCCGTCACCTCGGCCTATCTTTACGCCACCTACATTTTGGATTTGCTCACCGCCACTAAAACTCTGGTGTTAAACAATCCCCAAGGGATCCGGGCCGCCAATGAAAAACTCTATGCCCTGCGTTTCCCGACGGTGATCCCCGAGAGCATTATCACCACAGAAAAGGCCGTAGCCCGGCAGTTCATCGAAGCGAAAGGAAAGGCCGTGATCAAACCCCTCGGTGGTAAAGCTGGGGAAGGGATTTTGTTGATCGAAAAAGGCGATCGCAATTTTAATTCCCTCTTGGAAATTAGCACCAAACAGGGCACAGAACCGGTGATGGTGCAGGAATTTCTGCCAGCAGCAAAAGATGGCGACAAACGTTTGATCGTCCTCGATGGGGAGCCCATTGGTGCGGTCAATCGCATTCCCACAGGGGATGATTTTCGGGGCAATATGGCCGTCGGGGGTCGCATCGCCCAGGTGGAGATCACGGCGCGCGATCGCGAAATTGCAGCGACCTTGGCCCCGCAACTCAGGGCCGATGGGCTGTATTTCGTCGGCCTTGATATTATTGGCGGCTATGTGACGGAGGTGAACGTAACCAGCCCCACCGGGGTGCGGGAAGCGGATCGCCTCGATGGGGTTTCCCTCGGGAAACAGGTGATCGAGTGGGTGGCGGCGAGAACCTCCTCCTAA
- the aroB gene encoding 3-dehydroquinate synthase, which translates to MDATTRVELGENSYNIAIAKGGLGQIGAFLSPLKLGQKILIVSNPEIYSYYGETVAKSLQAAGFDVFTHLIPAGEQHKHLASIEKIYDTALENRLERASTMLALGGGVIGDMTGFAAATWLRGINFVQVPTTLLAMVDASVGGKTGVNHPQGKNLIGAFYQPKFVLIDPTVLKTLPVREFRAGMAEVIKYGVIWDADLFTKLEAAEEIDRYETIDPDLLDLILERSCRAKAEVVSQDERESGLRAILNYGHTLGHAVESLTHYETFVHGEGVAIGMALAGAIATRMNLWTAAETQRQDALIKKAGLPTECPNDLAIAAILDTLQSDKKVKSGKVRFILPTKIGEVIITDQVSADLITEVLNADGAR; encoded by the coding sequence ATGGACGCAACAACGCGGGTAGAACTGGGAGAAAATAGCTACAATATTGCGATCGCCAAAGGGGGGCTAGGTCAGATTGGCGCATTTCTCAGCCCCCTCAAACTCGGCCAAAAAATTCTGATTGTCTCCAACCCGGAGATCTATAGCTACTATGGCGAAACGGTAGCAAAATCTCTCCAAGCCGCTGGTTTTGATGTGTTCACCCACCTAATTCCAGCAGGGGAACAGCACAAACATCTCGCCTCCATCGAAAAAATCTACGACACGGCCCTCGAAAATCGCCTTGAACGCGCTTCAACGATGCTCGCCCTTGGGGGTGGTGTGATTGGTGATATGACCGGATTTGCGGCAGCCACTTGGCTCCGGGGAATTAACTTTGTTCAGGTTCCTACCACTTTACTGGCAATGGTGGACGCTTCCGTCGGTGGTAAAACGGGAGTGAACCATCCCCAGGGGAAAAACTTAATTGGGGCTTTCTACCAACCGAAATTTGTCCTCATCGATCCGACGGTCTTAAAGACCCTGCCGGTGCGAGAATTTCGGGCGGGGATGGCAGAAGTGATTAAATATGGCGTTATTTGGGATGCAGATTTATTCACCAAGCTCGAAGCCGCCGAGGAGATTGATCGTTACGAAACCATTGATCCAGACCTGTTGGATCTGATTCTTGAGCGCTCCTGTCGAGCGAAGGCAGAAGTGGTGAGCCAAGATGAACGGGAATCGGGCTTGCGGGCAATTTTGAACTACGGCCACACCCTCGGCCATGCCGTCGAAAGTTTGACCCACTATGAAACTTTTGTCCATGGGGAAGGGGTGGCCATTGGTATGGCCCTAGCGGGGGCGATCGCCACCCGGATGAATCTCTGGACAGCGGCAGAAACCCAACGCCAGGACGCGTTGATCAAAAAAGCTGGGCTCCCGACAGAATGTCCTAATGATTTGGCGATCGCCGCCATTCTCGACACCCTCCAGAGTGACAAAAAGGTGAAATCTGGCAAAGTACGCTTTATTCTGCCAACCAAAATCGGTGAAGTCATCATCACTGACCAGGTGAGTGCCGACCTGATCACTGAAGTTCTCAATGCTGACGGCGCCCGCTAG
- a CDS encoding lipoprotein, putative, whose translation MANTSSQIVKILIRYFSLLSVISTMKNATIVSITASAFTAIALTGCTLTLDAEKLETEISQGLTDQTGLVATDITCPEDQAIEAGNVFACEATLEGGQTLPIQVTQNDDEGNVNWNADEGLNNLRGLISAEALETQIAQGIVEQLGIETTIDCGGPYRVLLTGESFECTATANDGNGESATVQVTAEDDEGNVAWSLN comes from the coding sequence ATGGCGAATACTTCATCTCAGATTGTCAAAATTTTGATTCGCTATTTTTCTCTACTTTCTGTCATTTCCACCATGAAAAACGCCACAATTGTTTCGATTACAGCCTCTGCATTCACGGCGATCGCCCTTACGGGCTGTACCCTTACCCTGGATGCCGAAAAGCTAGAAACAGAAATTTCCCAGGGGCTCACGGATCAAACTGGCCTTGTTGCTACGGATATCACCTGTCCTGAAGATCAGGCGATCGAAGCGGGTAACGTTTTTGCCTGTGAAGCCACCCTCGAAGGCGGCCAAACTTTACCGATTCAGGTGACTCAAAATGACGATGAGGGGAACGTCAACTGGAATGCTGACGAAGGTCTAAATAATCTCCGGGGTCTAATTTCTGCCGAAGCCCTCGAAACTCAGATTGCCCAAGGGATTGTGGAGCAATTGGGAATCGAAACAACCATTGACTGTGGAGGGCCTTACCGCGTCTTGTTGACTGGTGAAAGTTTTGAATGTACAGCCACGGCCAACGATGGCAATGGAGAGTCTGCCACGGTACAAGTGACGGCGGAAGATGATGAAGGCAATGTTGCCTGGAGTTTAAACTAG